One region of Erythrolamprus reginae isolate rEryReg1 chromosome 8, rEryReg1.hap1, whole genome shotgun sequence genomic DNA includes:
- the LOC139171411 gene encoding vomeronasal type-2 receptor 26-like codes for MDFLLLLLMLLMSHPVSGKLRMKCPLNLKHRDGNKPWSFYSPGDHLINIVITGNETLHIKLLFNVAPSIQVVFHDLDVYAFSYGLKLIFNIQVINKNSQLLHNLTLGYNIHDNYWSTLGTSDAFLDMLSTGEVNVPNYGCGRKDNLLALLDAAKIDISIQMSTLVGTYKVPQINDETAAEALSDKRRFPFFHQMNPKEGFQYPAIVYLLLQFRWTLIGLFASDTEKGEDFMRTFTPMLVRNGICVAISQRFSTTGHVAPFRDALSKWRQVNVFVHFIEYDSLWDRINHFHLTFMHLPGKIDGKVWILTNFKGYSIKKNENLKYIHSISNFGYLSKKRPKDDSCGPYFFVDNQFQVQHFHCTLSKYVFSVKDRRRCTQKTPLETLEKKNRIEVRNSARAYSYIKTLVQVLNSAYSSRMRRRKGDEKRLGFPRLQPWQFHPFLKKNEFWNISKKKLYFDQNGEIKADLRIDSLLVLPKEDARSEILAYFERHRLNINQDTLSHLKILNKSLPQSQCVENCHPGFVKRAREGEPVCCYNCVPCPEGTFSTQEDMEKCTKCPDDKYPNVDRVQCIPKVVTFLSYEELLGIILVSFALLLFLITDVVLIIFIKYRETPLVKANNRDLSYIFLVSLLLCFLSPSLFIGQPRKATCLLRQTVFSIIFSVAISSLLAKTITVVLAFLATKPGNQVKRWLGKSLANSIILSSAAVQIVICSIWLGVSPPFPDSDLHSQPGKIILQCNEGAVVMLCITLSYMGLLAAICFTVAFLARNLPGAFNEAKLITFSMLVFCSVWVTFVPTYLSTKGKYMVAVQAFSILASSAGLLFCIFIPKCYIILLRPQLNTKEHLTPRINVKI; via the exons atggacttcctgcttctgcttctgatgCTGCTGATGTCCCATCctgtctctgggaagctgagaatgaAATGCCCACTGAATTTGAAGCACCGGGATGGAAACAAACCAtggagcttttacagcccaggagaccatctcattaaTATAGTCATCACTGGAAATGAAACATTGCATATAAAGTTGCTTTTCAATGTGGCTCCTTCTATTCAGGTTGTTTTCCATGATTT GGATGTTTATGCTTTTTCATATGGCTTAAAATTAATTTTCAACATACAAGtaatcaacaagaattcccagctcctgcacaatctcacacttggctacaacatccatgacaactattgGAGCACACTTGGCACTTCAGATGCCTTTCTGGACATGCTCTCTACTGGAGAAGTCAATGTtcccaactacggctgtggaaggaaggacaaccttctggcaCTTCTTGATGCAGCTAAAATTGACATCTCCATTCAGATGTCAACGTTAGtgggcacctacaaagtcccacag ATCAATGATGAAACAGCTGCAGAGGCTTTGAGTGATAAACGTCGATTTccttttttccaccagatgaATCCCAAAGAAGGGTtccagtacccagccattgtctATCTGCTCCTCCAgttcagatggaccctgattggcctctttgcttcagacacagagaagggagaggatttcatgaggactttcactcctatgcttgtcaggaatggaatttgtgtggctaTATCACAACGATTTTCAACAACTGGACATGTAGCTCCCTTCAGAGATGCCCTCTccaagtggagacaagtcaatgtctttgttcacttcatagaatatgattccctttgggacagaatCAATCATTTCCATTTGACATTTATGCATTTGCCAGGAAAAATTGAtgggaaagtctggatcctcacaaattTTAAAGGGTATTCAATTAAAAAGAACGAGAACCTCAAATACATCCATAGTATTTCAAACTTTGGCTATCTGTCAAAAAAAAGGCCAAAGGATGATTCCTGTGGACCCTATTTCTTTGTAGATAATCAGTTTCAAGTTCAGCATTTTCACTGTACCCTTTCAAAAtatgtcttttctgtcaaagaccgcagaagatgcacccagaaaacCCCACTGGAGACCCTGGAGAAAAAAAACAGGATCGAGGTCAGAAATTCTGCCCGTGCATACAGTTACATAAAGACTCTGGTCCAGGTCTTGAATTCTGCATATTCCTCCAGaatgaggagaaggaagggagatgaaAAGAGGTTGGGGTTTCCAAGGCTGCAGCCCTGGCAG tttcatccctttctgaagaagaatgaattttggaatatttccAAGAAGAAATTATACTttgaccaaaatggagagataaaagcagatctgagAATTGACAGCTTGttggttctccccaaggaggATGCCAGGAGTGAGATTCTGGCATATTTTGAAAGACACAGACTTAATATCAACCAAGATACTCTTTCACATCTAAAGATACTCAATAAG TCTCTGCCTCAGTCCCAATGTGTGGAaaattgtcatcctggatttgtcaagagggctcgagaaggagagccagtttgctgctataattgtgttccttgtccagaggggaccttctccactcaggaag ATAtggaaaaatgcaccaagtgtccagatgataaatatccaaatgTGGACAGAGTCCAATGTATTCCCAAAGTTGTAACCTTTCTGTCTTATGAAGAACttctgggcatcatcctggtctcttttgccctactcttgttcttaatcacagacgTTGTTTTAATTATCTTCATTAAATATCGAGAAACTCcccttgtcaaagccaacaaccgggacctctcctacatctttCTGgtttccctcctgctttgcttcttgtctccttctctcttcattggtcaaccaaggaaagccacctgtctTCTCCGACAAActgttttcagcatcatcttctcagttgccatttCTTCCCTCTTagccaaaaccatcacagtggtactggctttcctggccacaaaaccaggaaaccaggtgaagagatggttggggaagagcttggcgaACTCCATAATCCTTTCTTCTGCTGCTGTCCAAATTGttatctgctccatctggctgggagtttctcccccctttcctgactctgacctccactcccagcctggaaagatcatcctgcaatgcaatgaaggggctgttgtcatgctctgcatcaccctcagctacatgggcctcctggctgccatctgcttcacggtggctttcctggccaggaatctgcctggggccttcaatgaagccaagctaatcaccttcagcatgctggtcttctgcagtgtctgggtgacttttgtgcccacctacctaagcaccaaagggaaatacatggtggctgtgcaagCCTTCTctatcctggcctccagtgctggtctgctgttttgcattttcatacccaagtgctacattatccttctgaggccacaGTTGAACACAAAGGAACATCTTACACCCAGAATAAATGTAAAAATATGA